GAGCGGCCGAACTGGAGAGTCCTGCGTTACTGGCTTTGCAATCCGCGGTCGCGACCTTGTGGTGTACCTGGTCGCAGAGGGGAAAGACCAAGCGCTGCTGCTGTCCAAGCTCGGAAAGCACAAGATGGGCAAGTCATGCTTGTACTTTAAGCGTCTGAGCGATCTAGCCCGACCTATTCATGAAGTCGACGGGGCAGGCTGTTTACGGCCTGAAGGCGGTCACGCCGGCGGGCTTCGGCGAACCGAGGCCCTGCGGGAGGCTGGGTGTCGCCTTATCGCGTCGCCGACCTCGGGCGAGGCGCCCGCGAGGACATGGCTCCGCCCTGCGGGGGGCCACTTTTCGAAGTTCGAGTTCGCGGAGCTTGGAGACAGCGCGTGATCTCAGCCAGGACTTGCGCCGCTGTGCAACGCCAGCGCGTGCCAGCCGTCCCGGAACGGGAACGCGTCGGGCAGGCGCAGGACGATCCGGCGCACGGAGGCGATCACCTGCACGCCGATCTTGAGCAGGTCGAGTCGCAGCTTCGCGACCTGCGCCCGCGCCCACGCGGTGCCGCGGGCGGCGAGCCGCAGCTCCTGCAGCAGCGCGAACGCGGCGGCGGCGAGCAGGACGCGGAACTGGTTGGCGGCGAAGCGCGAGCAACTGGTGCGATCGAAGGCCACGACGAAGAGTTCCTTGATGCGGTTCTCGGCGTCGCCGCGGGCGCAGTAGACGCGCTCGTAGATCCGCTGCGGCTTGGCCTTGAGGTTGGTGACGACGAAGCGCGGGTTGAGCCGCGGCTCGCGACCCTCGAGGCGCACGACCTCGGCCTTGCAGACCACGCGCCGCTCGCGGAGCCAGGTGCCGGCGGCGTAGGCGAAGTCGGTGTAGACATGCTCGGTCCGGCCCGTCACGTCGCTCAGGACGCGGGCGGCGATCAGGTCGAGTTCGGCCTGGCGCTCCAGGACCTCGTTCTTGGCCATCGCGACCACGTAGTCGACGCCGACGGTGTCGAGGAACTCGAACAGCTCGGGGTGCGCGAAGCCGCCAACGAGTCGGACCAGGATGCGGGCGCGGGGGAAGCGCTCCTGCAGCCGGCCGACGATGCGCGTGAGCAGCGTCAGTGCGCCGGCGTGGGTCGGTGCGTTGCCGGGCCGCAGCGCGGCGGCGCACAGGTACTGCTCGCTCTCGCGGTCGAAGGTGAGGAACGCCAGCATCGGCAGGTAGCACCAGGTGTCGTAGAAGCCGTTGAAGAACGCCATTTGCTGGGCGCCGTGGGTCGGGTCGTCGGTGACGTCGAGATCGACGGTGATCCGGCGCACCTTGCGACGGCGCCGGCGGTGACGCTCGAGCACGGTCTCGAACAGCGCCTCGCCCATGCCGAGGAGCTCGCCGCGGGTGACGTCGTTCTCGAACCGCGACAGCGTCGGTTGCGACGCCAGCGCAGCACCGCGCAGCGGATCGCGCCCGAGCAGCAGCTTGTGGATCGGATCGTCCGCCAGTCGCGCCGCGTCGTTGGCGTCCTCGTAGCCGAGCGCGAGGCCGTAGATCCGCTGACCGAGCAGGTCGGCGAGCGCGTGGCGCACCTTACCGCGCTGCCGCTCGTCCACCAGCGCGGCCGCGAGCCGGGAGATCAGGCCGAGACGCCGATCCGCGGCCTTCAGCAGCACCGCACCGCCGTCCGAGCTGGCGTTCGGCAGGTCGAACCGGGCGGTCA
This window of the Candidatus Eisenbacteria bacterium genome carries:
- a CDS encoding IS1380 family transposase: TARFDLPNASSDGGAVLLKAADRRLGLISRLAAALVDERQRGKVRHALADLLGQRIYGLALGYEDANDAARLADDPIHKLLLGRDPLRGAALASQPTLSRFENDVTRGELLGMGEALFETVLERHRRRRRKVRRITVDLDVTDDPTHGAQQMAFFNGFYDTWCYLPMLAFLTFDRESEQYLCAAALRPGNAPTHAGALTLLTRIVGRLQERFPRARILVRLVGGFAHPELFEFLDTVGVDYVVAMAKNEVLERQAELDLIAARVLSDVTGRTEHVYTDFAYAAGTWLRERRVVCKAEVVRLEGREPRLNPRFVVTNLKAKPQRIYERVYCARGDAENRIKELFVVAFDRTSCSRFAANQFRVLLAAAAFALLQELRLAARGTAWARAQVAKLRLDLLKIGVQVIASVRRIVLRLPDAFPFRDGWHALALHSGASPG